In one Zymoseptoria tritici IPO323 chromosome 10, whole genome shotgun sequence genomic region, the following are encoded:
- the MgSwi6 gene encoding transcription factor (Hypothetical that is related to DNA binding component of the SBF complex (Swi4p-Swi6p) in S. cerevisiae.), producing the protein AVYSGVSVYELEVHNVAVMRRRSDGWLNATQILKVAGVDKGKRTKVLEKEILPGEHEKVQGGYGKYQGTWISYQRGREFCRQYGVEDLLRPLLDYDVSADGTSGPGAQETPTKEQAMAAQRKKFYNSSAGQDPRPNGQPQSNGTFFSNISPTTSVALAAMNKAARLNSPRPRPSTTRRPSSQQDPAGSQYSDVDRLESGYNTQPNGEPPRKRMRHDDQDMGPPELPLDASMRSMTPTEPNESFLYEHALMQDSVNSAGEPIALPPLPNPTTEEQQEKMNLILDLFAEQGRTDYASHPALQQLTNEDFNMPLDASANNALHWAATLAKVPLLRLLIQKGASIWRGNAAGQSPLISAVLVSNCWEHSCFPEVLELLGPLIEVRDVQGRTILHHIAVSSGIKGRQPCSKYYLEALLEFLVRIGTQSTALNAAQEASQESSSQEARGPVSLVRFLSHIVNARDKAGNTALNLVARIGNRSIIQQLLEIHADPSLPNNKGVCAKDFGVDMDASNMHPSQVSSDPAAADGDTTNKLSQAEDLGQDFVSSMTSMFTQNLASHKELLRNRAEQIDQFNEQIRELSAIQREEVEQLHERKERVRLREERQVKIANLRREIEKKKATAKRTTNRRNGNRSPSQVKRDVVPGWLSEGAQNVLSAETEDGRPDPEQRHFLTTQVPPSRSLQARINAFAKSNAQLEHQAAQLRSRSTEVQAMYRKVVSMCTGVPERDVEQSLPALVAAVESEQGSLGKQDVGRVRDFLRRVDGGRDSSQPKLEINHTISQAAQRAAVAAAHAQAGKD; encoded by the exons GCAGTATACTCGGGCGTGTCCGTGTACGAGCTAGAGGTCCACAATGTTGCCGTGATGCGTCGGCGCAGCGACGGTTGGCTCAATGCTACGCAGATCCTCAAGGTCGCCGGTGTCGACAAGGGAAAGCGGACGAAAGTACTTGAGAAGGAGATTCTACCGGGCGAGCATGAAAAGGTACAAGGAGGCTACGGCAAATACCAAGGTACCTGGATCAGCTATCAGCGAGGCCGGGAGTTCTGCCGACAATATGGCGTCGAGGATCTCTTGCGGCCATTGCTCGATTACGACGTCAGCGCAGATGGTACCAGTGGACCAGGAGCACAAGAGACGCCCACAAAGGAGCAAGCCATGGCCGCCCAGCGGAAGAAATTCTACAATTCCAGTGCTGGCCAGGACCCTCGACCGAACGGACAGCCGCAATCCAATGGCACATTTTTCTCCAATATATCACCGACGACCTCTGTCGCGCTCGCCGCGATGAACAAAGCAGCCCGACTCAACTCGCCCAGACCGAGGCCTTCTACTACGCGGCGGCCCTCTTCGCAACAGGATCCTGCTGGAAGTCAATACAGCGACGTTGATAGACTAGAATCCGGATACAACACCCAACCGAATGGAGAACCGCCACGGAAGCGCATGCGACACGACGATCAAGACATGGGCCCACCCGAGCTTCCCCTGGACGCCTCGATGAGATCCATGACTCCGACCGAGCCAAATGAGAGTTTCCTGTACGAGCACGCACTAATGCAGGACTCAGTCAACAGCGCAGGCGAGCCCATAGCTCTTCCACCACTACCGAATCCGACCACTGAAGAGCAACAGGAAAAGATGAACTTGATCTTGGACCTTTTCGCCGAGCAGGGGCGCACTGACTACGCTTCGCATCCTGCTCTTCAGCAGCTGACGAATGAAGACTTCAACATGCCCCTGGACGCTTCCGCGAACAACGCCTTACACTGGGCTGCCACCTTAGCCAAAGTGCCTCTGCTGAGATTACTGATACAGAAGGGTGCCAGCATCTGGCGTGGCAATGCCGCAGGACAGTCGCCATTGATAAGCGCGGTCCTCGTGAGCAATTGCTGGGAGCACTCTTGCTTTCCGGAAGTCCTGGAACTCCTCGGCCCACTTATTGAGGTTCGGGATGTGCAAGGCCGTACCATTCTGCATCACATCGCGGTGTCCTCTGGCATCAAGGGACGCCAGCCTTGTAGTAAGTACTACCTCGAAGCACTCTTGGAGTTCCTGGTCAGAATAGGCACTCAATCGACAGCTCTCAACGCTGCCCAAGAGGCGTCGCAAGAGAGTTCGAGCCAAGAGGCGAGAGGGCCTGTCAGCCTCGTTCGGTTCCTGTCGCACATTGTCAACGCCAGAGACAAAGCCGGCAATACCGCGCTCAATCTTGTCGCAAGGATCGGGAACCGAAGCATCATTCAACAATTGCTTGAAATTCATGCCGATCCAAGTCTGCCCAATAACAAGGGAGTTTGCGCGAAAGACTTTGGTGTGG ACATGGACGCATCGAACATGCATCCGAGTCAAGTATCATCGGATCCTGCTGCAGCGGATGGCGACACGACAAACAAGCTGAGTCAAGCCGAGGATTTGGGCCAGGACTTCGTTTCTT CTATGACATCCATGTTTACGCAAAATCTTGCCTCTCACAAAGAGCTTTTGCGAAACCGTGCTGAGCAAATTGACCAATTCAACGAGCAGATCCGTGAGCTGAGCGCAATACAAcgggaagaagtcgagcagCTACATGAGCGGAAGGAGCGCGTGCGGCTTCGCGAGGAACGCCAGGTCAAGATCGCTAATTTACGGAGAgagatcgagaagaagaaggctaccgCGAAGCGCACGACAAACCGCCGAAATGGGAACAGGTCACCCTCGCAAGTCAAGAGAGATGTCGTTCCAGGCTGGCTTAGCGAAGGTGCACAGAACGTCCTCTCCGCTGAGACTGAAGACGGACGACCCGATCCGGAGCAGCGTCATTTCCTGACGACCCAAGTCCCGCCCTCAAGATCTCTGCAAGCCCGAATCAACGCCTTCGCAAAGAGCAACGCCCAACTCGAACACCAAGCCGCACAACTCCGCTCACGATCGACAGAGGTCCAAGCCATGTACCGCAAGGTCGTCTCCATGTGCACTGGCGTGCCGGAGCGCGACGTTGAACAGAGCCTACCAGCACTGGTGGCAGCAGTGGAGAGTGAGCAAGGCAGTCTCGGAAAGCAGGACGTTGGCCGCGTGCGCGACTTCCTGCGACGCGTCGATGGAGGACGTGATTCTAGTCAGCCGAAGCTAGAGATCAATCATACGATTAGTCAGGCGGCGCAGAGGGCGGCTGTGGCAGCTGCGCACGCGCAGGCTGGCAAAGACTGA
- the GTG2401 gene encoding transcription elongation factor SPT4 (Similar to Saccharomyces cerevisiae SPT4 protein which forms a complex with Spt5p and mediates both activation and inhibition of transcription elongation, and plays a role in pre-mRNA processing): MSALPRSLRACLICSFVQPHSRFIKNGCPNCEHFLEMRNSSDVVAECTSEVFEGVMEVNDTNTSWVAKWQRLEGYVPGMYAVKVNGVLSDDYIVAAESAGVTYMPRDGSQSTDEQ; the protein is encoded by the exons ATGTCCGCCCTTCCCCGCTCCCTCCGCGCCTGCCTAATCTGCTCCTTCGTCCAACCACACTCCCGCTTCATCAAAAACGGCTGCCCCAACTGCGAGCACTTTCTCGAGATGCGCAATTCCTCCGACGTGGTCGCCGAGTGCACGTCCGAAGTCTTCGAGGGGGTTATGGAGGTCAACGATACGAATACGAGTTGGGTGGCTAAGTGGCAGAGGCTGGAGGGGTATGTGCCAGGGATGTATGCTGTCAAGGTGAATGGGGTG TTGAGTGATGATTATATTGTTGCGGCGGAGAGTGCGGGGGTCACTTATATGCC GCGAGATGGCAGCCAGAGCACCGATGAGCAGTGA
- the MgPPT1 gene encoding MgPPT1, serine threonine phosphatase 2A catalytic sub-unit like protein (serine threonine phosphatase 2A catalytic sub-unit like protein) — translation MVETQVKSDTKITVCGDTHGQYFDLLEIFRLNGFPSASHAYLFNGDFVDRGSWSCEIALLLYAYKWLFPSSFFLNRGNHETDDMNRMYGFEGECRAKYNERVFKLFSESFSALPLATLIGDKYLVLHGGLFSDDSVTLDDIRKLNRHNQRQPGQAGLMMEMLWTDPQTEPGRGPSKRGVGLQFGPDVTKRFCEKNGLEAVIRSHEVRMEGYEVEHDGRCITVFSAPRYCDSTENKGAYINIESDLKLQFNKFDAVPHPDIKPMHGSNECRTRAELQGGGGCDPGFF, via the exons ATGGTCGAAACCCAAGTCAAATCCGACACGAAGATAACCGTCTGCGGCGACACCCACGGCCAGTACttcgacctcctcgaaatcttccgcctcaACGGCTTCCCCTCCGCCTCCCACGCCTACCTCTTCAACGGTGACTTCGTCGACCGCGGGAGCTGGTCCTGCGAaatcgccctcctcctctacgCCTACAAGTGGCTgttcccctcctccttcttcctcaaccGCGGCAACCACGAAACCGACGACATGAATCGCATGTATGGCTTTGAAGGCGAGTGCCGCGCGAAATACAACGAGCGCGTCTTCAAACTCTtctcggaatcgttctccgCCCTCCCCCTCGCCACCCTAATTGGCGACAAATATCTCGTCCTCCACGGCGGCCTCTTCTCCGACGACTCCGTCACACTGGACGACATCCGCAAACTCAACCGCCACAACCAACGCCAACCAGGCCAAGCAGGTCTGATGATGGAAATGCTCTGGACGGATCCTCAAACCGAACCCGGTCGTGGTCCCTCCAAACGCGGTGTAGGCCTACAATTCGGTCCCGACGTCACGAAGCGCTTTTGCGAGAAGAACGGCCTCGAAGCGGTGATTCGCAGTCACGAGGTGCGCATGGAGGGATACGAAGTCGAGCATGATGGACGGTGTATCACGGTTTTCTCGGCGCCGAGGTATTGTGATTCGACGGAGAACAAGGGCGCGTATATCAATATCGAGAGCGACTTGAAGCTGCAGTTTAATAAGTTTGATGCGGTGCCGCATCCGGATATTAAGCCGATG CACGGGAGCAACGAGTGTAGGACGCGGGCAGAGCTgcaaggaggaggcggctgCGATCCGGGGTTCTTTTGA
- the MgAMN3 gene encoding putative 1,2-alpha-mannosidase (1,2-Alpha-Mannosidase (Glycosyl Hydrolase Family 47) (Signal P secreted)): MITRRRYATYAASAILTLLVIWHFQDGLTSRIRHDSTFQLPQKHTDGRFHWDNVPVHFPVREIQSIPSTKPKKLPKVQFDFAIETAEHAAIRRKRQHAVKATFERCWKSYRRHAWMHDELTPIHAGYGQGFGGWAATLVDNLDTLWIMGLKDEFEEAVTASMDIDLGTSTTETVNVFETTIRHLGGFLAAYDLSADKRLLERAKDFGEMLLKAFDTPNRMPITRWKPQAALNGPQEADPVVLVAEIGSLTMEFTHLSQVTGDMRWYDATHRIMKLFAAQQDDTHLPGMFPVSVNGRDSDFTADTFFTLGAMSDSLYEYFPKMHALLGGIDEMYSKLYTKSMKTAIKYNLWKPMTPENADILMSGSVRVEMGSPPQLEAQGQHLVCFAGGMFALGGKLFQQSDHLEIAQKLTQGCIYTYRALPMGIMPEIFSMTPCDSKDSPCPWDESKWRAEIASTIHSDPDSSPSIDELIAHHRLPKGFTSIGDRRYILRPEAIESVFILYRTTGDPSLLDAAWEMFQSIVNATTTPLGNAALEDVTFSQAELDEQGRDVRMDSMESFWTAETLKYFYLVFSEPDVVSLDQWVFNTEAHAFRRAGT; the protein is encoded by the exons ATGATCACCCGGCGTCGATACGCCACATATGCCGCCAGCGCAATTCTCACGCTTCTGGTCATATGGCATTTCCAAGACGGACTCACATCTCGAATCCGACATGACAGTACCTTTCAACTCCCCCAGAAGCATACGGACGGTCGTTTCCATTGGGACAATGTTCCTGTTCATTTCCCAGTGAGAGAAATTCAATCGATACCCAGCACCAAGCCGAAGAAGCTCCCGAAAGTGCAATTTGACTTTGCAATCGAGACCGCGGAACATGCTGCTATCAGAAGAAAGCGACAACACGCTGTCAAGGCGACCTTTGAGCGATGCTGGAAATCGTATAGACGTCACGCGTGGATGCACGATGAGCTGACGCCGATTCATGCGGGTTATGGTCAGGGCTTCGGTGGCTGGGCTGCCACTTTGGTGGACAATCTGGATACGTTATGGATCATGGGACTCAAAGACGAGTTCGAGGAAGCCGTCACAGCCAGTATGGACATCGATCTGGGAACGTCGACCACAGAGACCGTCAATGTGTTTGAGACTACGATTCGACATCTGGGCGGCTTCCTCGCTGCTTACGACCTCAGCGCTGACAAGCGCTTGTTGGAAAGGGCCAAGGACTTCGGCGAGATGCTTCTCAAGGCCTTCGACACACCCAATAGGATGCCCATCACTCGATGGAAGCCTCAAGCAGCTCTCAATGGACCTCAAGAGGCCGATCCTGTGGTTCTAGTCGCCGAGATTGGATCTCTCACGATGGAGTTCACCCATCTATCCCAAGTCACCGGCGACATGAGATGGTACGACGCCACGCATCGGATCATGAAGCTATTCGCAGCACAACAAGACGATACTCATCTGCCCGGAATGTTCCCTGTCAGCGTGAACGGCCGGGACTCCGACTTTACAGCAGACACATTCTTCACGCTGGGAGCCATGTCCGACAGTCTGTACGAGTACTTCCCAAAAATGCACGCTCTACTCGGTGGCATTGATGAGATGTACTCCAAGCTCTACACCAAAAGCATGAAGACAGCCATCAAATACAACCTCTGGAAGCCAATGACACCCGAAAACGCCGACATCCTCATGTCCGGCAGCGTCCGCGTAGAAATGGGTAGTCCACCTCAACTCGAAGCTCAAGGCCAACACCTTGTCTGCTTCGCCGGCGGCATGTTCGCGCTGGGCGGAAA ACTCTTCCAACAATCCGACCACCTCGAAATCGCCCAGAAACTCACCCAAGGCTGCATCTACACCTACCGCGCCCTCCCCATGGGCATCATGCCCGAAATATTCTCCATGACCCCGTGCGACTCCAAAGACTCCCCCTGCCCCTGGGACGAGTCCAAATGGCGCGCCGAAATCGCCTCCACCATCCACTCCGACCCGgactcctctccctccatcGACGAGCTCATCGCGCACCACCGTCTCCCGAAAGGTTTCACCTCCATCGGCGACCGACGGTACATCCTCCGCCCGGAAGCCATCGAGTCGGTCTTCATCCTCTACCGCACCACCGGCGATCCCAGTCTGCTCGACGCAGCGTGGGAGATGTTCCAGTCGATCGTCAATGCGACGACCACGCCGCTGGGTAATGCTGCGTTGGAGGATGTGACGTTCTCGCAGGCGGAGTTGGATGAGCAAGGGAGGGATGTCAGAATGGATAGTATGGAGAGTTTCTGGACGGCGGAGACGTTGAAGTATTTTTACTTGGTGTTTTCGGAGCCGGATGTGGTGAGTTTGGATCAGTGGGTTTTCAATACCGAGGCGCATGCGTTTCGGAGGGCGGGGACGTGA
- a CDS encoding replication factor C subunit 4 has translation MARAESSKDAETNGVKANTRGAPANYELPWVEKYRPVFLDDIVGNTETIERLKIIAKDGNMPHVIISGMPGIGKTTSVLCLARQLLGDAYKEAVLELNASDERGIDVVRNRIKGFAQKKVTLPAGRQKIVILDEADSMTSGAQQALRRTMEIYSGTTRFAFACNQSNKIIEPLQSRCAILRYARLTDGQVVKRLYQICQAEKVEYSDDGIAALVFSAEGDMRQAINNLQSTHAGFGFVNGDNVFRVVDSPHPIKVQAMIKNCQEQKIDDALDGLKELWDLGYSSHDIISTMFKVTKTIPSLSEHTKLEFIREIGFTHMRILEGMQTYLQLAGCVAKLCKLNMKPQLFDLPK, from the exons ATGGCGAGAGCAGAGTCATCAAAGGATGCCGAGACCAACGGAGTCAAGGCGAACACGAGGGGTGCTCCTGCAAACTACGAGCTTCCTTG GGTCGAGAAGTACCGCCCGGTATTCctggacgacatcgtcgGCAACACCGAGACCATCGAACGCCTGAAGATCATTGCAAAAGATGGAAATATGCCTCATGTCATCATCAGTGGCATGCCTGGTATTGGAAAGACGACCTCTGTCCTCTGTCTCGCGAGACAGCTACTGGGAGATGCCTACAAAGAAGCAGTGCTGGAGCTGAACGCATCCGACGAGCGTGGAATCGACGTGGTGCGGAATCGGATCAAGGGTTTCGCACAGAAGAAAGTCACACTTCCAGCAGGACGACAAAAGATTGTGATCTTGGACGAGGCGGACAGCATGACATCTGGAGCACAACAAGCGTTGAGACGAACGATGGAGATCTACTCAGGCACAACAAGATTCGCCTTTGCTTGCAATCAGAGCAACAAGATCATTGAGCCGCTACAGTCGAGATGTGCGATCCTGCGGTATGCTCGCCTGACGGATGGACAAGTGGTGAAGCGGTTATATCAGATCTGTCAGGCAGAAAAGGTGGAGTACAGTGACGATGGAATTGCTGCACTGGTCTTCAGTGCCGAGGGTGATATGAGACAAGCGATCAACAATTTGCAGAGTACGCATGCAGGGTTTGGCTTCGTCAATGGCGACAATGTCTTCCGTGTGGTCGATAGCCCGCATCCTATCAAGGTGCAGGCGATGATAAAGAACTGTCAGGAGCAAAAGATTGATGATGCTCTGGACGGCTTGAAGGAGCTGTG GGATCTCGGCTACTCGTCGCACGACATTATCAGTACCATGTTCAAGGTCACCAAGACGATTCCCTCGCTCTCAGAGCACACCAAGCTGGAGTTCATCCGCGAAATCGGCTTCACGCACATGCGTATATTGGAGGGCATGCAGACGTACTTGCAGCTCGCAGGGTGCGTGGCCAAGCTATGCAAGCTGAACATGAAGCCACAGCTGTTCGATCTGCCAAAGTGA
- a CDS encoding uncharacterized protein (Aspartyl endopeptidase, Asp Superfam), which translates to MRRRDNTVSVTLDNEATLYYMNASIGTPGQNFQLHIDTGSSDLWVNVPNSQLCERYSCGESGTYDPRDSSTYQYLNSEFNISYADGSGSSGDYVLDKVAFGDVTLDSQQFGVGYQSSSEESILGIGYTLNEVAVQYANGGTYPNLPVNLMLNGYISTNAYSLWLNDLDASTGSILFGGVNTDKYMGELQTLPIIKTFGYYAEFVIALTAIGGNGTDGSIANNINLGALLDSGSSLTYLPNDITQTIYNQVGASYDAEQQVAIVDCDVANSDATLDFTFSSPTIRVPMNELVILAGYRGRQPICIFGIAPAGGSTPVLGDTFLRSAYVVYDLTGNTISLAQTKFNSTTDSILEITNSTGVPGATEVQNAVTSVAVATAKAASSSIAVSSSSSSMSTSC; encoded by the exons ATGCGAAGACGAGACAACACTGTTTCTGTAACACTCGACAACGAGGCAACACTTTACTACATGAACGCATCGATCGGTACTCCTGGGCAGAACTTCCAATTACACATCGACACTGGTAGCAGCGATCTCTGGGTGAACGTCCCAAACAGTCAGCTTTGCGAACGATATAGCTGCGGCGAATCTGGAACATACGATCCAAGGGACTCTTCGACATACCAATACCTCAACAGCGAGTTCAACATCTCTTACGCCGATGGATCCGGATCATCCGGCGACTACGTGCTCGACAAAGTCGCTTTCGGGGACGTGACACTGGATAGTCAACAATTCGGTGTTGGCTATCAATCATCCTCAGAGGAGAGCATTCTGGGCATTGGCTACACCCTCAACGAAGTCGCCGTACAATACGCCAACGGCGGCACATACCCAAATTTGCCAGTAAACCTGATGCTCAACGGCTACATCAGCACGAACGCTTACAGTCTCTGGCTGAACGATCTGGACGCCTCCACCGGATCGatcctcttcggcggcgtGAACACCGACAAGTACATGGGGGAGCTCCAAACCCTGCCCATCATCAAGACATTCGGCTACTACGCCGAATTCGTCATCGCACTGACCGCCATCGGCGGAAACGGCACAGACGGTTCCATtgccaacaacatcaacctGGGCGCTCTCCTCGACTCCGGTAGCTCTCTCACCTACCTTCCCAACGATATCACTCAAACCATCTACAACCAAGTCGGTGCCTCCTACGACGCGGAGCAACAGGTCGCGATCGTCGACTGTGACGTTGCTAACTCGGACGCCACTCTCGacttcaccttctcctcccctACGATCCGTGTGCCGATGAACGAACTCGTCATCCTCGCTGGCTACCGCGGTCGGCAACCCATCTGCATCTTCGGTATCGCACCAGCCGGTGGCAGCACGCCTGTTCTCGGCGACACCTTCCTCCGCAGCGCGTACGTGGTCTACGATCTGACTGGTAACACCATCTCCCTTGCGCAGACGAAGTTCAACTCCACGACCGACTCGATTTTGGAGATTACCAACTCGACCGGTGTGCCCGGTGCGACGGAGGTGCAGAATGCGGTCACGAGTGTTGCAGTTGCGACGG CCAAAGCCGCCTCCTCGTCCATAGCggtctcgtcgtcgtcgtcatccaTGTCCACATCCTGCTGA